One genomic window of [Clostridium] scindens ATCC 35704 includes the following:
- a CDS encoding phage major capsid protein, producing MNKEMQKLLKAINDKKNEVKSLVKDGKLDKARAAKDELKELQEKFDLLFDLDEEEHEEIEDKVATGAAKTIGGKADKKNLVKAFVNIVKCGFLKREPDEGDVKVYKDALSTDTTKGDDDEMGIGVTVPEDIRTDIIELRRSEDNLEQYVNVEGVTTKSGSRNIEVDADSTPFDNVDEEADFPDMDEPKFKKIMYAIKKKGGILKITAELFEDTAANVMAYINKWIAKKTKATRNAMILKVADEMTKGKEVVISTIDSLKDVFNVGLDPAITTGAMVIANQNGYNYLDKLKDKDGKYILQPNPTQPTQMMLFGKYPIVKVSNRTVKSEPVYSPAFTISGSKLAIDGTTTAIDASATSDVTAWKVVKGKYVVTCKGQEQETTVDAKVSAYKHPVYMGDLKEAITLFDRNVITIDMNDKAAGLWEKDMTGIKVRDRFDVQPVDDGAIIKGNITEVVQG from the coding sequence ATGAACAAGGAAATGCAGAAACTGTTGAAAGCAATCAACGACAAAAAGAATGAGGTCAAGAGCCTTGTGAAAGATGGAAAACTCGACAAGGCAAGGGCAGCAAAAGATGAACTCAAAGAGTTACAGGAAAAGTTTGACCTCCTGTTTGATTTGGACGAGGAGGAACATGAGGAGATCGAGGACAAGGTGGCGACGGGAGCAGCAAAGACCATCGGGGGAAAAGCGGACAAGAAAAACCTCGTGAAAGCGTTCGTCAATATCGTCAAGTGTGGATTCTTAAAGAGAGAACCGGACGAGGGAGATGTCAAGGTGTACAAGGATGCGTTAAGCACAGACACCACAAAGGGAGACGATGATGAAATGGGAATCGGTGTCACCGTTCCGGAGGACATCAGAACAGACATCATCGAGTTAAGACGTTCAGAGGATAATCTGGAGCAGTATGTCAATGTTGAGGGAGTAACCACAAAGAGCGGTTCGAGAAACATTGAGGTCGATGCAGATTCCACCCCGTTTGATAATGTGGACGAGGAGGCAGATTTCCCCGACATGGATGAGCCGAAGTTCAAAAAGATTATGTATGCAATCAAGAAAAAGGGTGGCATCTTAAAAATCACCGCAGAACTGTTTGAGGACACCGCAGCCAATGTCATGGCATACATCAACAAGTGGATTGCCAAGAAAACAAAGGCGACGAGAAATGCGATGATTCTCAAGGTTGCGGACGAGATGACAAAGGGGAAAGAGGTTGTGATTTCCACAATCGACAGTCTCAAGGACGTGTTCAATGTGGGTCTCGACCCTGCTATTACAACAGGAGCAATGGTCATCGCAAATCAGAACGGGTACAACTACCTCGACAAGTTAAAGGATAAGGACGGAAAGTACATTTTGCAGCCGAATCCTACACAGCCGACACAGATGATGTTGTTCGGTAAATATCCGATTGTCAAGGTGTCAAACAGGACTGTGAAATCTGAACCTGTGTACTCACCTGCGTTCACAATCTCCGGTAGCAAATTAGCAATCGACGGAACAACCACAGCAATCGACGCATCCGCAACGTCCGACGTGACAGCATGGAAAGTCGTGAAAGGAAAGTATGTTGTAACTTGCAAAGGACAGGAGCAGGAAACGACAGTCGATGCAAAGGTGTCCGCATACAAGCATCCTGTGTATATGGGCGACTTAAAAGAGGCTATCACATTATTTGACAGAAATGTCATCACCATCGACATGAACGACAAGGCAGCAGGTTTGTGGGAGAAAGACATGACCGGAATCAAGGTTCGTGACCGTTTCGATGTGCAGCCTGTTGATGATGGAGCAATCATCAAAGGCAACATCACGGAAGTTGTGCAGGGATAA
- a CDS encoding head-tail connector protein has product MTDEEKKEYRDKLVEDCMKYNHIDYDDDKDIVETMVEAIASEELMELIPNFDPYNLTARQRLLVYSFVKELYDHREKYQNGTQQLTNAVSTMLLNEKYGGSSE; this is encoded by the coding sequence ATGACGGACGAGGAAAAGAAAGAGTATAGAGACAAACTGGTTGAGGACTGCATGAAATACAATCACATCGACTATGACGACGACAAGGACATTGTCGAGACTATGGTTGAGGCGATTGCATCAGAGGAGTTGATGGAACTGATTCCGAATTTCGACCCATACAATTTGACCGCCCGTCAGAGATTGCTTGTATATTCTTTCGTCAAGGAATTGTATGACCACAGGGAGAAGTATCAGAACGGTACACAGCAACTCACAAATGCGGTCTCAACCATGCTACTCAATGAAAAGTATGGAGGGAGCAGTGAATGA
- a CDS encoding phage head closure protein, with translation MTGRVKIIRVTTEIKAGRKEPTTEVFYECWCDVQSLGTNEKYTALQAGLENTIVFKVRNCKRMKEVRKKMKEFYAEYDGTRFDIYDASPMFTDNGWVLVKCRAVA, from the coding sequence ATGACCGGACGGGTGAAAATAATCAGAGTGACCACAGAAATCAAGGCGGGCAGGAAAGAACCGACCACAGAGGTGTTTTATGAGTGTTGGTGCGATGTTCAGAGTTTGGGAACAAATGAGAAATACACAGCACTGCAAGCAGGTCTTGAGAACACCATTGTTTTCAAGGTTCGGAATTGCAAGCGGATGAAAGAGGTCAGAAAGAAAATGAAAGAGTTCTATGCAGAGTATGACGGAACACGATTCGACATCTATGATGCATCACCGATGTTCACAGATAACGGATGGGTGCTTGTGAAATGTCGTGCGGTTGCATAG
- a CDS encoding HK97-gp10 family putative phage morphogenesis protein, translated as MKIDMEFKGLEELVKAFESAASDEDIAQVNKTIAEKGEPVVQRIMSGKIPKSKDIKKSGRGFGSKSSVSAHAADEIPIGKVKVNGTGATADVGWEKNTQDEGGHFYVRFINWGTIYRPPQEFIYATGREADAELQKIAEQEYQAYLDRTVG; from the coding sequence ATGAAAATTGACATGGAGTTCAAAGGACTGGAGGAACTGGTGAAAGCGTTTGAAAGTGCTGCATCGGATGAAGATATTGCACAGGTAAATAAAACGATCGCTGAAAAAGGCGAACCAGTTGTACAGAGAATCATGTCCGGAAAAATCCCAAAATCAAAGGACATCAAAAAAAGTGGGCGAGGGTTCGGTTCAAAATCATCAGTGTCCGCACATGCAGCAGATGAAATCCCTATCGGGAAAGTAAAGGTGAACGGTACGGGAGCGACAGCAGATGTCGGATGGGAAAAGAACACACAGGACGAGGGCGGTCATTTCTACGTCCGTTTTATTAACTGGGGAACGATTTACAGACCGCCACAAGAGTTCATATATGCAACAGGCAGGGAGGCAGATGCAGAACTGCAAAAGATAGCAGAACAGGAATATCAAGCGTATTTAGACAGGACAGTGGGGTGA